The window ggcccgccccactagcttgggttctgctagggccgaccacccacgatttatacctaggcctgccctagcttggtcggcccctattgggtgtgtatagaaggtgggtataggtgggtatagacttataaataagaggctacgatagggaccgagaggaggaattggtttggtcttccgataaaattaagcatcctgtgtccccaacacacaacttaattttatcaataataattcattccactagagaactattattgaactaccgcaccaatcccaaattacatttttgggctccttcttattatgagtgtgttagtctccccgtgtttaagatatcgaatatccactaattaagtgagttactgacaactcatttaattaatatcttagtccaagagtagtaccactcaaccttatcatcatgtcggattaagtccacctgcagggtttaacatgacaatccttatgagctcctcttgaggacattatcaacctagtatctctaggacacagtttccttctataatcaacaacacacactataagtgataccattttccaacttatcgagtttattgattcatcgaactaaatctcacccattgataaattaaagaaataaatattaaatatatgtgcttgttattatattaggattaagagcacacacttccataataactgaggtctttgtttctttataaagtcagtataaaagaaacgacctcaaatgatcctactcaatacactctgagtgtactagtgtaattatatagtcaagataaactaatacctaattacactacgaccttctaatggtttgttcatttccattttggtcgtgagctactgtttataatttataaggtactgataacattatcttctgcatgtggcaccacatactatgttatctacaatataaattaattgaacaactacaactaaatgtagacaatttgaccaaatgtgattctttattcataatgaatgtttacaaagcttaggctttcagtatacactccaacaatactTAGATTTTCGGATTGGATTATGAGGACActttttctcctgttgccaagatgtcttctgtgcTTCTTTTCCTGTCCATTGCTGCGATTCAACATTGGCTTTTTTAtcagttggacatcaaaaatgcattcttacatggtgatcTGCTTGAGGAGGTTTgcatggagcaacctccgtgttttgttgctcaaggggagtcttctggtcttgtatgtcgtatgcggaaatctttatatggccTCAAGTACTCACCCAGGGCATGGATCGGTAGATTTAGTActgtaattcaacagtttggcatgactcaGAGTGAGGCACTCAGAGCGAGGCTGACTATTCTGTCTTTTATCGTCACTTatctactggttgcatctatttagtggtttatgttgatgatatcgtcATCATAGGTAGTGATCATCTCGGGATTTCACAGGTAAAACAACATCTTTCAAACATTTCAAGACAAAAAATctcggcaaactcaaatatttcttGGGGATAGAAGTAGCACAGTCTAAAGATGAGATCATCATATCCTAAAGGAAGTATGCAATTGATATTATGGAAGAAACatgaatgttaaactcaaagacagtcaACAACCCCATGAATCCTAATGTCAAGCTATTaccaaatcagggggagcctctCCCAGATCCTGAATGGTACAAACGATtagtagggaaactaagctaTCTGTTACTCGTCTGGGTATCTTGTTTGCAGTAAGCGTAGTAAGTCAGTTTTTCAACTCTACATGCAAGGAACATTGAGATGATGTGACTCACATTATTCGATATATCAGAGGCACACCAGGAAAGGATCTTTTGTATGAAGACAAAAGACATACTCGAGTTGTTGGATATTCTTATGCAGATTAGGCAGGAAATCCCATTGATAGAAGATTCACTTCTAggttttgtatatttgtcggaggtaaccttGTTTTTTGGAAAAGCAAAAAGCAGAATGATGTGGCAAGATCCAGTGTACaggcagaatatcgagctatgaCCATAGCCAGTCAAGAGCTTATATTGCTAAAACAattgcttcaggaactaaggtttggagaggttacacaagTATCACTTATATGTGACAATCAGGCCGCCATGCATATCATCTCGAACCCAGTTTTTCATGAgaggacaaagcatattgaagttgaccgTCATTTTGTCATAAAGAAAGTCATATATGAAGAAATATCTACTAGCTTTGTCAATTCATTTGATcaactagcagatatattcaTTAAGTCACTTGAGGTCCTCGAGTTGattacatatgtaacaagcttggtgcATATGATATATATTCTTCAGCTTGAAGGGGAGCGTTGAATACTTCCGAAGATTCCCTTAATTGTAGGGATTATGATTGATTTGGATTTTCTTGATTATTGGGATTGAGATTGATtattagtttttcttttctttgaactGCTGGTTGTGACTgagtatagtttttttttttttaatgttgatTATGTAGGTAAAATGTGGTTGGCTGGTACATTGCAAATAACCTGCCTCAGATATCCACAGTTTCTTATGATTGAGATGTGATGTCTGAAGCTCCAATTTTTCATAGCAAATACAGCTATCATCATGATGGCAAAGCGCAACAGCTTGACATTCATGAAATTTTAGTGAAGAGGAGCAGGCTTGGGATTTTCTTGTCTTATTTCATGGTTGTAGTGTTTCTGGGAACTAATGTATATTTTGTTACAACGAAGGTATTTTGTATTTTAATTCTTACGTTCTTTGTAATGCTTCATCAACTTTATTTGCCAATACGTATATGTTTCAGGGGAATTATCCCATTTCATGACACAAATTTCATTAAATAATTGTTACACGGCATTGGTGCAAAATTGTCGTTGCCAATGCCTTACCTCATTTTGTTGTAACAGGAAGTTAATATCAGGAGCATTTGGAGCATTCTTGTGTGCTTTCTCTTGGCCAAGTTTTTGCACTACAACCCTGTTAAGAAAGGTAAATTTCAAATCGTGCTTTAATCAGTTGATTTTAATTAgcaaaatttatatttatcagaGAAATCTAACTGATATGCGCTGATGACAAATGggattctcaaaactatttttggttccTCCTTTGTATGCCTGAAGTTTCAAATAGATTTCATAAAGTTGAAGATGATCTAGTTTGAAACCAATATAGAAATTACAGTATGTATGACTAGAGCTAGGTAATCAACTAGCAAACTTTTGGTTTGGGAATTTCACTAACTGATGCCTTTTCATTATCCAGAAAGGGTGGTGATTATGCCAGCATTTGGTGTGCAACTTGAAACTCATTACTGGAGGTAAGTTATGAGATGGCAGTTGCTCACATTAATGTTTGAGCTTATGCATTCCTTGCTCATTTTATATCTCTATGTTTATTGATAAAGGAATAGGCATTTTGTGGAAtttgttttatattttcaaaatatactACTCCGTAGTTAGTTCCTTCATGACTATTACCTCAGTCAGCATTCCTTGCAGTTTTTTTTATCATGATGTTGATTGCTTACTCATGAAGTCTTTATGTATTCCTTGTGACTCCCTTCTTTAAATTTAGGTACGATATAATGCATTGATGCTTTATCAACGTTAAATCACTAACTTAAAAAACCACTCTTATAGCTTATTCTCTATTTTTCCTTGCTTGAACAGCCATTAAGACTTAATTCCCAAATGGTTATCTTTATTTCTTTACTTAGGATAATCTTTAGATTACTAGTTGTATCAGGTCGTGGTCTGTAGTAGCATGTCTCTAAATGAATGTATTTATGTGCTAAagcaaatatttatattttcatagtgGAAGGATTGTTCGCCTTTTTGTCCCCATAAGCAAAATACTAAGCTCCATGCTGAATGAATGTGTGACCCCTGTAACTTGCTACTGGAGTTTGGCTCTGCTTCTTCGTGATGAGGGTGAGCTTATGCTAGTGTTCCAGGTAACCAACCGATCATTTTAGTTTTTACAACTGTTCTTTGGCTCTATTTGATCATTGTCTCTTGGGTTCTGAAGTTGATTAGATTCGTACAGAAATTACAACCACCATTGAAAATGTTGGTTCCCGTGTGGAAGGCCTTGCGCGCCGCCATTAACTGTGAAGAAACCAGCATTACCTGACCAGTTCTGTGCAATAACTCATCAATGAATGTACTGAAGTGGCCATGTGTAGAATAGCTTGCTGCAGCGTGCCACCTCTTGATGCCAAGTCGGAATCATTTTTCATGAACCTGATGTTGAGAGTGATATTTCACCTGATGGATCGTTGATGGAATTTCAAATGTTTATACTGGAATACCTGCTCGCCGGTTATAATTTTTGAACGGTTTCAGCAATTAAATTGACAGACCAGTGCTTGAAGAATGCATCCGCCAGAAGTAAACACTGTCTACATTGTTTGAAGCAATTTTGATTGAAAACACTGTTTGTCGTATCCAGCGGCTTCAACCTAGAGCTGAACTTGGCATGCCTTTGCATTTGGTCCAAATCTGGCCAACAAAATTAGCTGGCCATACATATATTTAATCACTGGTACTCAATGAGTCGACACTGAGTCAGGGACAGACTTATTGACCTCATGAGAGATTTATTTTATCTGTTTATTTTAATCCAATTGAACCCAAGAGAGACGGGTGGAACTGGGGAATGGGGAGAAGAGGCACCGAGTCCTCAACTGTGCTCCTCCCCAGTAGACACCTCGCGCCATGCAGCAGTCGATAATACACTGGTGTCGCACCCAATGCAACATTTTTTATTGGAGTCGATAGAGACGATTTATTTCATTAACCTCGATTTTTGGTGAATCCAGGCTTCAAGGAATCAACGTTTTTGtttttaatcattttttgttTGACTTGCCTCGTTGGTGCGTGCACAAGGATTCCTACCAGTTTCCTCAATAACTTGTAGGGTAATCTATTTGAAGCACTAGTGGAGCTAAACTCTGACATGGATTTCACCGTCAAGTTTCTGTCTCTCTATTAAATCTGACAGAGTTGAAAAAggcattattattaataataatgttATTTCTTTAGTAGGTGCAAATGTGTGAAAGCTTTTGGAAGTTATTTTGATGATTATGCAATTCTAATTGTATAATCGCAAATGAGAAATTGATTGATTGAGCAATTCCCACATTAAATATTCAACCACAAAAGATAATGGTCGTATAGTTTATTCAACCATTAGCTGTTTTGCATCTGGAAAAGAGACAAATAGTATCTCGACTTGTCCTAATCTGAATCTCTTAGTGAAaactattttctattttatttttttaatactgTCAATACCGAACCTCTTTTTTCATAAtactaattatattaatttttactgTGCGAAAGTGccccaaaaaaaaaatcatttataatGGTATTTGTAACACGCCAATATCTTGATAAATTATGCTTCTTGCGATATGGATGTCTGCCTAAATTTGTCAAAAATCACCTCCAAACTCTCAGGCCTAACTTTTTGCACCCCTTCACGCCAATTGAATCCAACACCTAACTCATTGATGTACACAGTGATTGGGGCATGGCCAATAAACTAGTTGTCCAGAGCTCACCTTTATTAAATGATTTCATGAATCAGAAATTTATTactcaaaattattaaaagacaATGACAAGCTGGATCCATTGAAATTCAggctaaataatttatttatttattacaattaAATATTGTATAAGATTTGGCTCTCTTTTATTTGAGATTTAATCCTAGaaaatgtttttaattaattaataaattaagagCAACTTCACACAGAAACTAGAGCATTTAAAATATGGGGCGAAGTTAAAAATTGTGATAAATTTTAGTGGTTCTAGAAAAATTTCTTGTCGTTCTCACTCAAGAACACACTATAAATTTAGTCCTCGCTGCCCCCCAAATCTCTCCATTCCATTTCCATACCTCGATTGCTCGAGCCACATTGCGAGCAGTTCGAATCGAGAGGCTGCCGATTGATTGCGATGGCTTCGACGGCAAAAGCGGTGGTGGAGTCGCTGTACGAGGCTCTGTTGAGGGGCGACGCGGGGGCGGCGGCGGCGCTGCTGGCGGAGGACGTGGAGTGGTGGTTCCACGGGCCACGGCGGTGCCAGTACATGCGGCGCACGCTGACGGGTGAAGCTGGTCCGCGCGACTTCCGGTTCCGGCCGCGGCGAGTGGCGGAGGTCGGCCGCTGGGTGGTGGCGGAGGGGTGGGAGGGTAAGCACGCATACTGGGTCCATGCCTGGGCCGTCGACGTCGCCACCGCTCGCATCATCCGGTTTCGGGAGTACTTCAACACCTCCGTCACGGTGCAGGAGGTGGCGCAGCCGAGTGAGGCCGGGATCAGCTCCGGCGGTGGGGTGGGAGGATCGGCGGTCTGGCGGAGCCAGGCAGGGCCCAACGCCGGCGGACGCTCACTCCCGGGCCTTGTTCTCGCCATTTGAATTATCAGCCCTAACTAATCAATTTTTGGGCCCGGCCCAACAATTAATTAGTTTTGaacaatttttatttaaaaaaaaaaaagcctcGTCAcatcaagtttgtgtcaatatccAAATATTGCGTGGTGTttgtataaatttaaaatttaaaaaaaaagttttttggGTGGGCCCGTTTGCGATTTATTGAAAAAATAAGAATTTATATTTAGAACAAtccgaaataaaatattttttaaaaaaaaaaagaaatttagatttTCAACCCAAGCAAGTCCCTGCGGTGAATTTAATTATTAAACTCTATATCAATTTTTTTGCTAATTATTATTTTATGCATCGACTgtaatattattttttagatttttttttttaaaatatggacACCGTCAATGTTTTTCGGATCGCGATAGCACGGCACGAATCTTGAAACAATCACAAGCCGGCCACCTTTCCCTCGCAAACAATCTCGTACTTTTTGTCGAGTTAGGTTTCGACGAATTCGCCCttcgaaggtgccttctataaaAGCGCCGGCCACCTTCCCCTCGCACACAATCTCATACTTGTTGTCCAGCTAGGGTTTTGGGTGCTTCTTTCCTCGACGAATTCGTTCTTCAAAGGTGCCATATTTTACCTTCCGCTCGTGGTTTTTGATCTTAACAATGTTTCcagattttatttattgtttgatTTGGATGCTTTTGGTGACCTTATTTGTATTTTCTTCCTATTCTATGCAGTTTTCTTTCTTCCAGTTGATTTTTGGATACCTTCGCGATGGATGTTTTTAGTTCTGTTAAATTAGTGCATTCGCTGTTTAGTTCAGTAGGAAAACGGAACGCATCACGCAGTATTGCTCCAGCGTTACTCCCCTGAGGAGATCTCTACTATTTGTATGCTCCGGATGAATATCGAAATTCCACTAAATTAAAAACTGCGTGTTTCTTGAAATAATATGAGGCCTTTTTCTTATGTTTCATTTCACGGCCTATTTATGAACCGTCAGTAGATCAATTTTATCAGCACAATCGACCATggtaattttttccttcatgtatTACTAATTTTAATCAGTTGCGAACATGTTATTGTCTGCCAATTATATAATGTCTCAGATTTGAGAAGAGTCCATTGCGCAATGAGCAAAATAGGCTTTCTCAAATTCTTCAATTGATTAAATCACAATTCAGTAGAGTGCTCCTAAACTTGTTcttaaattatttatttcaagTAATAAAAAATGATCCAGACATGATTGCAAATCTATTTCTTAGCTGTGGATTTTTAAGTTtatttgtatttgatccttgtaatTTTTATCTTCTCTTGATATCATCCTAGTATGCCTTTCTCTGCTTTCCGAACTTTTATTTCTACTTTTTCATGAATCCCAATCCGTGATCAGGTGTTTATTGTGaacctagcttttggtccttggtGTCATGGACCCCTTGCAGCCTGAGCCTATTACTTACTTATGTGGAGGTGAAAATTGTTCCGTTCTTTGATTTATGTAGTTTGTGTATTAATGAATTCATCTTATCACTTTGATAGTTCTGCTTATCAATGAAAATTGGAATGGCTATAATTTAGATTGCGGAGCAGAGAACACCCTGAAGCCAGGGGATGTAGTACAGTGCAGGAAGTGTGGACATCGCGTCCTTCACAAGAAGCGCACTCGCAGAAGTATGTATTATGTGGTTTGTTTTTTAATATTTACTTTTGTTAAAGTCTGTTATAGATTGCTAATTGTTATGGTGGGAAGAGTGAATAACTTCTATATATGATTGACACATCTTCCTACAGTTTTAATACTTAACCACTTGCAAATGACTTCTCCTTGTTTATAATCTTCTTTTCATGTGAAAAGATAacttaaattgaaaaccaaatacATAGATTTGCCAACTGTCATTTATTTCTCCTTTTCACTTTTGCCCTTATTGAAATTCTTTTTCATACATTCTTAGAGGAGCTATGGAAATACATTGCTCGAGTATATTCCTTTTTGCATATATTCGAGTTTCTTATCTAGGACTATATGATTATTCAGTCATTACTAGCACTTAAGGTGGGATGCATAGTGTGTAATGGATTAGATTTTTAAGGAATCAATCTGTAAATTTGATTTTCACTAGTCTAATACTATATGCGACTTCATTGTCATACTAAACTTGTCGCCGCATTCATGTAGGGAAGCCTTCTAGCAGGAAAGAAAAGAAGACCATGTTATTATTCTGTTCAAACAGCTAGGGAAAAAGTAGTTACAGAAGAAATAGAGAATCAAAATTCCATTCTTCAATGAATGTAGTTTAAAGTCTATTTACTGATTAAGACCCTGTTTCCTTAGAAAGCCTGAAATCAGGGCAGAAAGATACAAAGAGATTTTCTAATCTTCTTCATAAAATTTATTGTTATTTACACATTTCCTTGTTCTCTCTGTTGTAACTGGTTCcatgaatcttttttttttttcctcatgTTTTTTTGTTCTGAATCTTGCAGTTATGCAATTCCAAGCCCGGTGAGAGCCAAGAGCACAATCCTTAAGGGGCAAGTCATCTGCTTAAGTGGTCTCTGTGTTAAAAGAGAACTTTTGTAGTGTGTCGCTATAAAAGTTTGATCCACTGTGCTTTGATAAGTAAAACCTCTAATATGTTAATAGTTGTGGAAGTGATTTATTACTACTAGCTCACGTCTATATGTTTTTTTTATCGTGATTAGTAATCTTGATATATTACTTCTAaagatttgtattttttttgcCATAGCATATGATTAACACTTGCTAATCCAAATAATTGCAATTAACATAGCTTAGTTATGATGATAGTGAAGCATAAGCATATGATAACACCAAAATCAAGGCTGGATCAGACGGACAAAATTAGATTCTGAGTTAATTGACAATGTCTCCTCTCCAAACATGAtaaatgatttgaaaaaaaaaataattataaagatAAATATGATTTTGCCTTGTTTTTGTTTATTCgggaagaaaaaattaaaaacgtTTTTTAAGTGAAATGGAAATTCATATGTGAATTTAAGAACTTTGGCGATAGTCAAATGGGTAAAAGTTAGACCgaatcaatttattttataaattcaatttgattatttgaaatttctatttttcttttaaaaaagttaaatatttaagtaagtctattttattttaattaattggtAAATTTTACATGATGTCATTATtgttgaaaataattaattaatttaatttttgtgcaATTAGTTGATATTTTATAGGTCgatttattctatttttattaaaaaaattaattgattatttaaaaaaaaacatttcatgtagattttaattaatttagttcagTCCTATTTTAATCGAATACTAAATCAGTATTATATATTACAGTCTAGGTTTAAATCCTACATCCCTTACTCGTAGGGTCTATTTATTTTGCATAACTAAGTTTCCATATGCtttaaatgaaattaattaaatattttcttttaatgtcatcttttgattttttttttttaatatggtgTATTTACCTTTGCTTGGTGTTATATGCATCCTTTGACTTGTGTAATTGTTCTTTTTCATTGAGTTGTGCAATAATGTAGGAAGGAagtattgttggagcaatctaggtgtcttatattttgatgtttaaacaaaggtttaagttaggtttattattgtatttgatatatgtgcatgatacaagtacaacaaggaaagcctaagtgtgatcttggcaaaggaggaaagtccaatgatgagtcttggcggtgtaagtccaagtatgtagtcttgccaatgtaagtccaagtgtgacttggcaatggatgaagtcccggaggtgatgAGCCTCTTGGTAAACAAAGacccgacaataaagacaaggccgaaggaagctccagaagacaaaatgtgaaggatggggagacatccgaggggcgcgaggctgatggaggaggctagaaggctaggtctaggttggtcgggcaatgacgaatgctgagtgattgtactcggggAAAGATCTTATGGTTTTAGGTTTCAATGTAGCAATACTGTAGCGGCAATGTAGCAACGTTGTTGTgatactgtagcagcactgtagtagtcgactggtcaCTGTAGCAGTTGACggatacactgtagcagtcgactggtagtcgacCGTTGGTTAACTGtcagcttcacttaaaggaccagtcgattgatgcatacaccagtcgactggtagtgggaaaacagcttagtgttttcctctcgagctctatttaatagagctcggggtgtttgggcatggttgacgaaatagacttggttaaagcctattagagtctcccaagccttcatgtgatcggtgtgcttgtattccagtgtttgtggcgaggtttctccaccgacacgGAGCTTGAGcaagccggaggttttccggggactaatccaccgacggattaagggatcatccaccttacggacacgccgtggagtaggagcaagttatctccgaaccacgtaaacgaacgtgttagcggtttgcatctcttcctttgtatttagctttcatatttgtattcgtggttgtattctttgttttccgctgtgcactaacgaatacgtaggaagcgatcgatttgggtgagacgctattcacccccccctctagctatatttcggtcctaacaaatattatggtcgatttgtagctagagggggtgaatagttcgtCGCGTTCGTTGTCTTGATGTTTCGTGATGATGTGCATCAGAAAAGAATTCGAAGtaaacactcacaacgctaacaagggatttacttggtatccacctgaaaaagagatgactaatccaagaatccacacacgacgctcattccactaataaaactctccttcttggtaactactggaggtggagaaaccttatacAATACTCACACATAGAGTAACTCaatgcaagaagaaaaatacaatgacTATAAATGAAAAACTCTCTTCTTGCTCACTTGTTGCTTGtaattgcctcttgaaccttagaagtgcaccaacacttgtccccaagagcttccaagaactcgCGAGAAGTGTCGAAGAAGATCGCGTGAAGATCATGAAGAAAGGTTACAGCATTTGAATGCTTCGTCACCTTTATATCTGCGCTTTTaaggcttccaatcgattggggctccTTCCAATCTATTCCCACGTTAGATCCCAGCAATCTCGGTTGTCCAAAACTTGTATCCTGCGCAATGGTCGTATCCTAATCGattaccaatcgattgaggagacttaaatcgatcggttaatcgattcagagcgcctctgtgctcttcgctggaaaagtctgaatcgatcaactgatcaatttagCTTTCTCGTGTCACATGTGATTTCCAACcctcaatcaatcgactgatcaattggcgatgcccaatcgatcagctaattgaTTGGGGAGGTTTCTGTTTGTGCGATAAACAAccctaatcgatcgaccaattgatTGGGCTACTGTTTATCGCAatattctcccaatcgatcggctgatcgattgagctttggtccgatcgatcgactgatcgattggccacccttgacttgcttaactcaagctcaaaagtccccaaatccaacatccggccAACTGTGACCTGTTTGAACTTCTCGTGtctagcatctagtcaaccttgacctgctgggacttcttcgccaagtgtctggtcaatcctttgacccacttgaacttttctcctcgtgccaagtgttcaatcaaccttgacccacttgaacttaccgtctcgtgccaagtgtccggtcctccatgacccactcgacttccttccaccagatatccggtcacccttaacctatctagatttccttgtgtcaagtatccggtcattcttttgacctacttagacttcccaacactaggtgtccggtcaatcttgacccacctgaatctccacgtgcctggcttcactcaccaggtctttccatctgcatagcttcactcactaagtctttccatctacttagcttcactcacgaggacttttCATCAGCCTGACTTCacataccaggactttccatcagcctgatttcattcaccaggactttccatcagcctgacttcattcaccaggactttcacctatttTCGCTCACTAGaatttttccactgcccggcttcactcaccgggactttcacctgcctagcttcactcactaggtctttcccattgtctaacctccagttagaactttcccagtcaagtatatggtcaaccctttgacctacttaactctttttTACATtagactggtcaaaccttgaccagaggggaattgctctaAGAATCTCCTCAATCGGatgattgctcctgcaatctccatatattgtcaaatatcgaaacctaaacatcaagactctcGCGTCACTCTGTCATCGGAGTTGTGTTGCTCGGTCATCGGAGCAGTGTTACTCGGTCGTCAGAGTCACATCGTGGAGTCACAGGAATGTCTTTGGAGCAACGCACAAGAAAGCAATCGCAAATGCAAGTTGTGTGTATGTCTCTTAGTGGAATGCTGCTTATAtaggctgttccgggcgcctatATCCCTTCAAGACGCATGGACCGTGACGTCAACTCTTCCAATTAGCGCGCTCCAAACTGGCGACGAAATAAGTCTTGCCATTTCAGGCGCCCAGACCAgattcgggcgcccagaccagctcCGAATGCCTGGACCGACTTTTTCAACAACTTATttccctgtaaaataaagttagtttaggcagtataa is drawn from Zingiber officinale cultivar Zhangliang chromosome 1B, Zo_v1.1, whole genome shotgun sequence and contains these coding sequences:
- the LOC122047776 gene encoding uncharacterized protein LOC122047776 isoform X1, coding for MSEAPIFHSKYSYHHDGKAQQLDIHEILVKRSRLGIFLSYFMVVVFLGTNVYFVTTKEVNIRSIWSILVCFLLAKFLHYNPVKKERVVIMPAFGVQLETHYWSGRIVRLFVPISKILSSMLNECVTPVTCYWSLALLLRDEGELMLVFQLIRFVQKLQPPLKMLVPVWKALRAAINCEETSIT
- the LOC122047776 gene encoding uncharacterized protein LOC122047776 isoform X2 codes for the protein MSEAPIFHSKYSYHHDGKAQQLDIHEILVKRSRLGIFLSYFMVVVFLGTNVYFVTTKEVNIRSIWSILVCFLLAKFLHYNPVKKERVVIMPAFGVQLETHYWSGRIVRLFVPISKILSSMLNECVTPVTCYWSLALLLRDEGELMLVFQKLQPPLKMLVPVWKALRAAINCEETSIT
- the LOC122019824 gene encoding uncharacterized protein LOC122019824, with protein sequence MASTAKAVVESLYEALLRGDAGAAAALLAEDVEWWFHGPRRCQYMRRTLTGEAGPRDFRFRPRRVAEVGRWVVAEGWEGKHAYWVHAWAVDVATARIIRFREYFNTSVTVQEVAQPSEAGISSGGGVGGSAVWRSQAGPNAGGRSLPGLVLAI
- the LOC122020549 gene encoding DNA-directed RNA polymerases II, IV and V subunit 12-like, which codes for MDPLQPEPITYLCGDCGAENTLKPGDVVQCRKCGHRVLHKKRTRRIMQFQAR